The DNA window TGGCATAGTTCCAGCATCCGAAACTCCTGCCGCGGGAGTAGCAGCACTTCAGACACCGCTGCTCTGCGGAAAGTTCCACTTGGGGTACAACCGCAGATCGCGCTTGACTCCGATATTGATTACCTTCACAATGTGTGAGTAATCATGCTAGGTGAGTTTGAATTCCTCCTTCTATCCTCAGCTGCAGCCTTAGGCGACGGCGCTTATGGCGCTGCGATCCGCGAGCGAATCGAGTCCGCAACCAAAGAACGATGTTCCATCGGAGCGCTCTACACAACGATCGATCGCCTCGAAGCGAAAGGCTTCTTGCGCACCTGGATGGGCGAAGCTACGCAGCAACGCGGCGGCCGCGCAAAACGTATGGTGGAGGTGACACCCGAAGGCATCGCAGCGGCAAATGAGTTCTACGAAATCGTAAGACGCGTAAGCCGCGGGGCCTCCTGGGCGATAGGGGATCTTGCGTGACAAGGCTCATCGATCACTTCGTTAACATGGCAGCGCAGTGCCTGGACCCCGAGGAACGGGATGCCGTGCAAGGCGACCTTGCCGAGGCGGGAACTCCAGCTTCGGTTGCCTTGCGCGAAGTGCTGGGACTGGTGCTACGGCGCATGGAGTGGCAGGCTTGGCTTGCCTCCTTTGCTCTGGCCTTGCCCTGCTCCTTGCTGCTGATGGGCTATTCGCTTTCGGTCAGCCGGACCTTCCAACAATCGTTTTTCCACCTCACTGGCTGGGTCCTCAGTCCTGCCCTCTGGCTCTTGCTCTGTAATGCCCTATTGCTGGGAGGCTGGGCCTGGGCAACCGCTTTTTCGATGAGCGCTGGAACTCGCCGGACTGCCTTTCTCATTGCCCTTCTATCGATTCTTCCCTGCGGCATCTGCTTTGCAGAACTTCGATTGGAATCTGTGTCGAGGCTCTGTCTCTCCCTTTGCTTGCTCCCGGCGATTTGGAGTCTCTTCCGGCCTTCCTGCTGGATGCGACTCCAGATGAAGCCAGCCGTCACCTTGGCGCTGGCCACCACCGCATGCACCATCCCCATGTGGAGTAGCGGTGGCCCATGGATCCCCAATTGGGCCTTGAGTTGGCCCGCATGGTATCTGGTTGCGGCGTCGCAATGGCACCGCAAAGACATCTGAGACCGAGGAAGAAATGAATCGCCAGTTTTCGCTGACAGTGAACGGTGAGACGCAGACGGTAACTGCTTCCCCAGACACTCCGTTACTCTACATTCTGCGAAATCACTTGCATCTGCGCGGTGCTCGATTCGGCTGTGGCATGGCGCAATGTGGAGCTTGTTCCGTATTGATGGACGGCAAGGAAATACGCTCCTGTGTGGTGCCCGTCAGCGCAACCGTGGCCAAGAAGATCGTAACGATTGAAGGCTTGCCAGCAGTCTGGACCTCCGCAAAGAAACTCCCTCGCGATGCCAACACCTTGCATCCCGTCCAGCAGGCCTGGATCGACGAGCAAGTACCGCAATGCGGCTACTGCCAGAGTGGCATGATGATTGCCGCAGTGGCCCTTCTCTCGAAGAATCCAGATCCCAGCGCCGAGCAGATCAAAGACGCATTCACCAACACTCCGCCTTCTCCTCATTTGTGCCGTTGCGGTACCTACAACGCCATCATTGACGCAGTGCAGCGAGCCGCCATCGCAATGCGCAGACCGGTGGAGCAGAAGCCATGACGGACATCTGCAAGCTCAGTAGACGCGCATTCGTAGCCGCCGGCGGCTCACTCCTGGTATTTCCCCAGCTGTTGGCAGGCCAGGACAACGCAGTGGAAGCAACGCCGCTTGCCTCCTGGCTCGAAATTCGAAGCGACAACTCCATCCTCCTGCGCAGCGGCAGAACCGAGACCGGCACAGGCATGAGCGCCTTCTACGCCCAGACCCTCGCTGAGGAACTGAGCGTCAGGCCAGAGCAGATCACGCTGCTCATGGGAGACACGGATCGCACTCCCGACGGTGGCTATTCTGCAGGCTTCCTCACAGGGGCTGCTAATGTACGCAAGGTCGGAGCCTACACCTTCCAGGCACTGCTCCGCCTGGCCGCCTCAGAGTTGGGGGTCGCTGTTTCGGTCCTCCGCGTTGAAGATGGCATCGTCTCTGGAGAAGGAAAGCGCATCAGCTATGGGCAACTCATCGAGGGCCGGCAACTGGATCTGAAAATTCCAGTGAGGGGCAACCCAACCAAGATCGATCGAGCTTCCAACTGGGGCGTCGGCGGCCTCAACGGCTATGTCGTCGTCGGAGATCCACCCCTCAAGCCAATCAGCCAGTACAAGGTGATCGGCACCTCCTATCCCATGCCGGGCATTCCCGATAAGGTGACTGGAAGAACCCACTGGAGTGGTGACCTTCCCATCCCGGGCCTCCAGTCAACCCCCTTACATGCTCGAATGATTCGCCCTGCATCGATCGGTTCGACGTTGGTCTCGCTCGGCACTCTCGACAAGAAACGTTTCCCCACCGCCGAGCTGCTCCATCAGGCCAATCTCGTCGCCATCGTCTCTCCCGACGAATGGGAAGCCATTACTGCCGCACAAGCGATTGCCTCGACGACGAAATGGACAGATTGGACGGGACTTCCGGAGAGTGAGAATCTGACGCAAAGCCTGCGTCAGCATAACTGGGGCGTTCCTAA is part of the Bryobacter aggregatus MPL3 genome and encodes:
- a CDS encoding PadR family transcriptional regulator, whose product is MLGEFEFLLLSSAAALGDGAYGAAIRERIESATKERCSIGALYTTIDRLEAKGFLRTWMGEATQQRGGRAKRMVEVTPEGIAAANEFYEIVRRVSRGASWAIGDLA
- a CDS encoding (2Fe-2S)-binding protein, encoding MNRQFSLTVNGETQTVTASPDTPLLYILRNHLHLRGARFGCGMAQCGACSVLMDGKEIRSCVVPVSATVAKKIVTIEGLPAVWTSAKKLPRDANTLHPVQQAWIDEQVPQCGYCQSGMMIAAVALLSKNPDPSAEQIKDAFTNTPPSPHLCRCGTYNAIIDAVQRAAIAMRRPVEQKP